Proteins from a single region of Chaetodon trifascialis isolate fChaTrf1 chromosome 10, fChaTrf1.hap1, whole genome shotgun sequence:
- the LOC139338082 gene encoding protein FAM180B — MKIQLNICFQLILCLWFERTLQDVAAGKNPTSQTTGSSVSDANLMFEILLGGVEMDQDNNIVLLDKELASMRSGRAFLSQINDNIPRSRSSMVQMVTGLRAQRRRPLSQAQFESLVLSMVYSAHQARHQKREEEQEAWGGVLLQLANVTVHDLRGSYLFSYA; from the exons ATGAAAATACAACTTAATAtctgctttcagctcattttgtgtctttggttTGAGCGAACTCTGCAAG ATGTGGCTGCAGGCAAAAATCCAACTTCTCAAACAACTGGCTCATCTGTCTCTGATGCAAACCTGATGTTTGAG ATCTTGCTGGGCGGGGTAGAGATGGACCAGGACAACAACATCGTCCTGCTGGACAAGGAGCTGGCGTCGATGAGGTCGGGGCGGGCTTTCCTGTCTCAGATCAACGACAACATCCCCAGAAGTCGGAGCTCCATGGTGCAGATGGTGACCGGGCTGCgggctcagaggaggaggccacTGAGTCAGGCTCAGTTTGAGAGTCTTGTCCTGAGCATGGTGTACTCTGCCCACCAGGCCCGGCAtcagaagagggaagaggagcaggaggcctGGGGCGGAGTGCTCCTCCAGCTGGCAAATGTCACAGTCCATGACCTGCGTGGAAGTTATCTCTTCAGTTATGCATGA